The Ziziphus jujuba cultivar Dongzao chromosome 7, ASM3175591v1 genome includes a region encoding these proteins:
- the LOC132804394 gene encoding UPF0481 protein At3g47200-like, producing MGEKKACPDEAIIIDIPEDLEPDLNSTCWIHRVSRKLRQVHEAAHTPQLISIGPFHYDEPKLNAMEQHKTKYHDQFWKRDFSKHIRENDIRDFIEEGDRRERIWCSYAGSFELRNNRDMFFRVILRDVCFIFELFLRNYEHVLDNNDKPEEMKKDIQDYILRTPWLRKAIELDLIMLENQLPYFIFTELFDFILKKQPENQGNMNIPPYLSKHWKESESHDFFIRITCEISIDYYRNGKATIKKPGEVELQQLNEIKHFTDLVRQFMCPDSGYPRGPHVKTKCLYTAKQLDRAGVNFVPSEDHYLADIHRTKVTYNCFCIGWKYLKLKVPKLKVEDDTECLMRNVMALEQCLYPCKAHICNYISLLDQLINTAEDVELLVEKDVVQNFLGSNDAVANLFNKICDQIAETSFCYRTLCEALNDHYNNPWNVAKATLKSVYFKDIWTGSSSVVAFFVLVFSIVSVIATIKDLFF from the coding sequence ATGGGAGAAAAGAAGGCTTGCCCCGATGAGGCAATCATAATAGACATTCCAGAGGACTTGGAACCTGACCTGAACTCTACATGTTGGATCCacagagtttccaggaagctccGTCAGGTACATGAAGCAGCTCACACTCCCCAGCTAATTTCCATAGGCCCTTTTCATTACGACGAACCGAAACTGAATGCCATGGAACAGCACAAAACCAAATATCATGATCAATTCTGGAAACGGGACTTCAGTAAACATATTAGGGAAAATGACATCAGAGACTTCATCGAAGAAGGGGATCGCCGAGAACGAATCTGGTGTAGCTATGCAGGGAGCTTTGAGCTTAGGAATAATCGGGACATGTTCTTCCGGGTTATTCTACGAGATGTCTGCTTCATCTTTGAGCTATTTTTGAGAAACTACGAACATGTACTTGATAATAATGACAAGCCTGAGGAAATGAAGAAGGATATACAGGACTACATATTGAGAACTCCATGGCTAAGGAAAGCTATAGAGCTGGACTTGATAATGCTCGAAAATCAGctcccttattttattttcacagaATTATTTGACTTCATCCTCAAAAAACAGCCAGAAAATCAAGGGAATATGAATATCCCTCCTTATCTATCAAAACATTGGAAGGAAAGTGAATCCCATGATTTCTTTATTAGGATTACATGTGAAATCTCCATTGATTATTACAGGAATGGAAAAGCTACAATAAAGAAGCCAGGAGAAGTGGAATTGCAACAGTTGAACGAAATCAAACATTTCACTGATTTGGTCAGACAATTCATGTGTCCAGATAGTGGGTATCCTCGAGGTCCACATGTCAAAACCAAATGTCTATACACTGCAAAACAACTGGATAGAGCAGGGGTGAACTTTGTGCCGAGTGAAGACCATTACTTAGCTGACATACACAGAACAAAGGTTACATACAACTGTTTCTGTATAGGTTGGAAGTATTTGAAACTGAAGGTCCCTAAACTCAAGGTAGAAGACGACACAGAATGCCTTATGAGAAACGTTATGGCTTTGGAGCAGTGTCTTTATCCATGTAAAGCTCACATATGCAATTATATTTCGCTGCTGGATCAACTTATCAACACTGCTGAAGATGTGGAATTACTGGTTGAGAAGGATGTCGTTCAGAACTTTCTAGGCAGCAATGATGCAGTTGCCAATTTGTTTAACAAAATCTGTGACCAAATTGCAGAAACATCTTTCTGCTATAGAACCCTCTGTGAAGCTCTTAATGACCACTACAACAATCCGTGGAACGTTGCGAAAGCGACCCTTAAAAGCGTTTACTTTAAGGATATTTGGACTGGGAGTTCCTCCGTCGTTGCGTTTTTCGTCCTTGTATTCTCAATTGTCTCAGTCATTGCAACCATCAAGGATTTGTTCTTCTAA